caaacagtttctccgctgggcaacgatcaggtttattagcctgaaatttttgcagcacccgccgcaaatcaggggagatggcagacaaaattactccctctttgagaatacccgccggctcaggcaaacccggagagtcgggcacaaaactcctagacagggcatccgccttcacatttttagagcccggaaggtacgaaaccacaaagtcaaaacgggagaaaaacagcgaccaacgagcctgtctaggattcaaccgtttggcagactcgagataagtcaagttcttgtgatcagtcaagaccaccacgcgatgcttagctccttcaagccaatgacgccactcctcgaatgcccacttcatggccagcaactctcgattgccaacatcataatttcgctcagcaggcgaaaacttcctagaaaagaaggcgcattgcttcatcaccgagcaatcagaacctctttgcgacaaaacagcccccgctccaatttcagaagcatcaacctcgacctggaacggaagcgaaatatctggttgacacaacacaggggcagaagaaaaacgacgctttaactcttgaaaagcttccacagcagcagaagaccaattgaccacatcagcacccttcttggtcaaatcggtcaatggtttagcaatactagaaaaattacagatgaagcgacgataaaaattagcaaagcccaggaacttttgcagactcttcagagatgtcggctgagtccaatcataaatggcctggaccttaacagggtccatctcgatagtagaaggggaaaaaatgaaccccaaaaatgaaaccttctcaacaccaaagagacactttgatcccttcacaaacaaagaattagcacgcaggacctggaacaccattctgacctgcttcacatgagactcccaatcatccaagaagaccaaaatatcatccaagtatacaatcaggaatttatccaggtactctcggaagatgtcatgcataaaggactgaaatactgatggagcattggcaagtccgaatggcataaccaggtactcaaaatggccctcaggcgtattaaatgcagttttccattcatcgccccgtttaatacacacaagattatacgcaccacgaagatctatcttggtgaaccaactagcccccttaatccgagcaaacaaatcagatagcagcggcaaggggtactgaaatttgaccgtgattttatttagaaagcggtaatcaatacatggtctcagcgaaccatccttcttggccacaaaaaagaaccctgctcccaatggcgatgatgacgggcgaatatgatccttctccaaggattcttttacgtaactccgcatagtggcgtgcttaggcacagataaattaaacagtcgacctttaggaaacttactaccaggaatcaaatcgatagcacaatcacaatccctatgcggaggtagggcattagacttgggctcatcaaatacatcccggtaatctgacaagaactctgggacctcagaaggggtggatgacgaaatagacagaaatgggacatcgccatgtaccccctgacaaccccagctggacacagacattgatttccaatccaatactgggttatggacttgtagccatggcaaccccaacacgaccacatcatgcagattatgcaactccagaaagcgaatatcctcctgatgtgcaggagccatgcacatggtcagctgggtccagtactgaggcttattcttggccaaaggcgtagcatcaattcctctcaatggaataggacactgcaagggctccaagaaaaacccacaacgcctagcatactccaagtccatcaaattcagggcagcgcctgaatccacaaatgccatgacagaataagatgacaaagagcagatcaaagtaacggacaaaagaaattttgactgtaccgtaccaatggtggcagacctagcgaaccgcttagtgcgcttaggacaatcgaagatagcatgagtggaatcaccacagtagaaacacagcccattctgacgtctgtgttcttgccgttcagctctggtcaaagtcctatcgcactgcataggctcaggtttatgctcggataataccgccaaatggtgcacagatttacgctcacgcaagcgtcgaccgatctgaatggccaaagacatagactcattcaaaccagcaggcataggaaatcccaccatgacatctttaagggcttcagagagaccctttctgaaaatcgctgccagcgcacattcattccactgagtgagcacagaccacttcctaaacctctgacaatatacctctacctcatcatgaccctgacacagagccagaaaatttttctctgcctaatccactgaattaggttcttcatacagcaatccgagcgccagaaaaaacgcatcaatattacataatgcaggatttcctggcgcaagggaaaatgcccagtcttgagggtcgccactagtgttgagcattccgataccgcaagtatcgggtatcggccgatactcgcggtatcggaattccgataccgagatccgatacttttgtggtatcgggtatcggtatcggatacatagagatgtgtaaaataaagaattaaaataaaaaatattgatatatttacctctccggcggcccctggactcagcgcgggtaaccggcaggcttcgttgttcaaaatcagcgcttttaggacctgagaatcacgtcccggcttgtgattggtcgcgggccgccattgtgaccgccacgcgaccaatcacaagccgcgacgtcaccgcaagctattagcgcgctcatttttgaaaaatgagcgcgttaatggctttcaaagacgtagcggcttgtgattggtcgcgtggccgcgaccaatcacaagccgctacgtctttgaaagccattaacgcgctcatttttaaaaatgagcgcgttaatagcttgcggtgacgtcgcggcttgtgattggtcgcggccacgcgaccaatcacaagccgctacgtatttgaaagccattaacacgctcatttttaaaaatgagcgcgttaatagcttgcggtgacgtcgcggcttgtgattggtcgcgtggccgcgaccaatcacaagccgctacgtctttgaaagtcattaacgcgctcatttttcaaaaaagagcgcgctaatagcttgcggtgacgtcgcggcttgtgattggtcgcgtggcggtcacatgggcggcccgcgaccaatcagaagccgggacgtgattctcaggtcctaaaagcgctgattttgaacaaagaagcctgccggttacccgcgctgagttcaggggccgccggagaggtaaatatatcaatattttttattttaattctttattttacacatccctatggatcccagggcctgaaggagagtttcctctccttcagaccctgggaaccatgagaataccttccgatacttgatgtcccattgacttgtattggtatcggatatcggtatcggcgatatccgatatttttcgggtatcggccgatactatccgataccgatactttcaagtatcggacggtatcgctcaacactagtcgccacgtaataaagaaataatgatcttaacttcttgaactgggtcaccagaggagcgaggtttcaaagccagaaacagtttacaattatttttgaaactcagaaatttagctctatctccagaaaacaaatcaggaataggaattcttggttctaacatagaattctgagccacaaagtcttgaatattttgtactcttgcagtgagatgatccacacaagaagacagacctttaatgtccatcactacacctgtgtcctgaaccacccaaatgtctaggggaaaaaaaaaggcaaaacgcagtgcaaagaaaaaaaaatggtctcagaacttcttttttccctctattgagaagcattagtactttgggcctccagtactgttatgaacaggtaattcagaaccacaatgggtctagtggttaagagcacacaaggtgacctgacagttaccaataacaaggacgagctctgagacgtgggaactctgctgaccgcaatccctaatcctatcataccacactagaggtagccgtggagcgctcctgtccaggcctaggcgcctcgagcacagcctgagaaactagctagccctaagagagaaaaataagcctaccttgcctcagagaaattccccaaaggaaaaggcagccccccacatataatgactgtgagttgagatgaaagtacaaacacagagatgaaatagattttagcaaagtgaggcccgactgactgaacagaccgaagataggaaagattgctttgcggtcaacacaaaaccctacaaacaaccacgcagagggtgcaaaaagaccctccgcaccgactaacggtacggaggtaccccctctgcgtcccagagcttccagcaagcaagaaaaaccaatatcgcaagctggacagaaaatatagcaacaaaagtaacaccagcaaaacttagcttatgcaggaaagacaggccacaggaacgatccaggagagagcaagatccacactagaacattgactggaggccatgagcaaagcactaggtggagttaaatagagcagcacctaacgacttcaccacatcacctgaggaaggaaactttgaagccgcagtaccactcacatccaccaacggaagctcatagacagaatcagccgaagtaccacttgtgaccacaggagggagctcaaccacagaattcacaacaggcagtgttctggatcactgcgttgagaaacacgtgatggtgtctccgcggtattGGATGTATTGATCTCCCCGagatcattcatccttatgtttatagtccttttactaggccctgctcctaatagccagtttcctactccacactgatgaggggcaaataccccgaaacagctgtcaggagtgagattttctggaggaatccagactcttttgcagagaattcagttttttttctgtggtagtttgtaccgacagctttgaagatgagttacgtgaagaataccatccgagtgacgttggagcaatctatccgggcaaggagcaGCGTGGTCTTTATCGTTCATGactttattgaggaaaaggctggaggaaaacgggagaacatctatagtatcaatgagttccctaatcaaggtaactacgatgttacttttatgtcggagcattattgcctgaatgtctatgagtggtttcggaatcgtgccggagatccctgtttgaagagagtcaaatgtgaaccactgtttggtcttcaggaaaggcaggtgactatcactgtctataacccctttattgaacctgcattgttggagagcttcctctcacagtactgtgactttgtttcaaagggagagaagcaagtgaactgcttaggaatctttaattgtcgatacaagtctcgtgtaaggttcagaagagatcctgacagtgtgggtgggttcagacaccctccggcgaatttttctgtggcagggcataggggtttcctcacgtaccctgggcagcctctgttttgcaggagatgtttcgctTTTGGACATgttcaggcagactgccagaaggggcagtgttgctgaAACTGCAaggaggaggggcatatggctggtgattgcccgatggctaaggctaggttcacattgcgtcaagtacatggcgtcaaacggatgcgttaaacgcatgtacagaaacggagcaaaaatatgtgaaattcgtcgtcacggtaacgctagcgttaacgcatgtgatcgcgttttttcattttgatgtccgtttacgaagtatccgtttgtctgcgtttgtcactgtcaataaagttgttctttttttttttttttttcccttttgtcattgtcgggtgtgggcacagactcattctccattttgaaagcattgagtgaacttctgctagcaagatgtttgtgtctgagctcgtcagatttcgcttgatgcggttgcgacttcggcagagaaagcgtagttagcaaaggagatattggatccacgaagtgaatttcttgcggagtacatatggtgcctttcacaccctgtatgtgcagcttcgggatcatcccttcaaattccaacgctatctacggatgtccattgagacctttgatgttctgctctcacatgtgaaggatgagatacatcatcatcgcagcacttttcgtgaaagcatcagtgcggagcaacgtttagtagtgactgtgaggtaattatacattttttttatcattctattgacaaagactagatctcggtatcgtgtggcctaatgttcattttgcaattgtatattatattgtcaactagcctttagatgatcattaaaatcctaattttttttttttgtttttgaatgtcaacagatatctggctaccggagaaacttttgcgtcactgcattaccagtttcgacttgggaagtcaacaatttgtcaactggttcgggaaacttgtgatgccatttggaacaacttgcaaccacttgtgctaccaacaccaacatcagaaatgtggctagcaatttcccaacagttcgaggatgtggctaatttccccaattgtattggtgccgtggacggaaagcacattcggattcagaaacctgcacatagtggttccctctactataactataagaaatacttttctatagtattgatggcgattgcggatgccaggtaccgttttgttgctgtggatattggagcttatggccggactaacgattccagagtattcagagactccaacatgggccaatgtttgtacaaccaaagtttaaacataccgtcatcacgacctcttccggggaccgaaggcccaagtttgccctatgttttagttggtgatgaggccttccaactagg
The Ranitomeya imitator isolate aRanImi1 chromosome 3, aRanImi1.pri, whole genome shotgun sequence genome window above contains:
- the LOC138669786 gene encoding uncharacterized protein; translation: MSIETFDVLLSHVKDEIHHHRSTFRESISAEQRLVVTVRYLATGETFASLHYQFRLGKSTICQLVRETCDAIWNNLQPLVLPTPTSEMWLAISQQFEDVANFPNCIGAVDGKHIRIQKPAHSGSLYYNYKKYFSIVLMAIADARYRFVAVDIGAYGRTNDSRVFRDSNMGQCLYNQSLNIPSSRPLPGTEGPSLPYVLVGDEAFQLGQNLLKPYSSRSLDSSRRIFNYRLSRARRYVECAFGILTLKWRILLTCMQLQPDNVDRVVKACICLHNFVARHEPQLVDPNDCESNLSSIESTTVRSASQIMRIRDQFAHYFTHEGQVPWQDRHV